The following are encoded together in the Nocardioides thalensis genome:
- the thrS gene encoding threonine--tRNA ligase, with translation MSDIKVVRIHAGERLEQTTTTGTKAWELFRDDSDVIAARVGDQLKDLSYELADGDEVESVAIDSPDGLDILRHSTAHVMAQAVQDLFPDAKLGIGPPIKDGFYYDFDVAVPFTPDDLAKIETRMRKIVKENQRFSRRVTNDDDAREELKDEPYKLELIGIKGSSAADDAEGASVEVGGGELTIYDNLDRNGEVAWKDLCRGPHLPTTKRIPAFKLMRSAAAYWRGDQANQQLQRVYGTAWPSKEALDDYLHRLEEAEKRDHRKLGRDLDLFSFPDEIGSGLAVFHPKGGVIKRVMEDYVRQRHIEEGFQYVGTPHITKEGLFHTSGHLPYYADTMFPPMEFEGENYYLKAMNCPMHNLIYRSRGRSYRELPLRLFEFGSVYRYEKSGVVHGLTRVRGLTQDDSHSYVTPEQAPDEIKHLLDFVLGLLKDFGLDDFYLELSTRDDKKKDKFVGTDEDWAVATKVLEDVAAETGLELVPDPGGAAFYGPKISVQARDAIGRTWQMSTIQYDFNQPKGFGLEFQAADGTRQQPVMIHSAKFGSLERFFGVLVEHYAGAFPPWLAPVQVQGIPVADAFADYLYDVARQMQARGIRVEVDDSDDRMQKKIRNAQLQKVPFMLIAGADDVEKGAVSFRYRDGRQDNGVPIAEAIQRVVDAVENRTQV, from the coding sequence GTGTCCGACATCAAGGTCGTCCGCATCCATGCCGGTGAACGGCTGGAGCAGACCACCACGACGGGCACCAAGGCCTGGGAGCTCTTCCGCGACGACTCCGACGTGATCGCCGCCCGGGTGGGTGACCAGCTCAAGGACCTCTCCTACGAGCTCGCCGACGGCGACGAGGTCGAGAGCGTCGCGATCGACAGCCCCGACGGCCTCGACATCCTGCGGCACTCGACCGCGCACGTGATGGCCCAGGCGGTGCAGGACCTGTTCCCGGACGCCAAGCTCGGCATCGGGCCGCCGATCAAGGACGGGTTCTACTACGACTTCGACGTCGCGGTCCCGTTCACCCCCGACGACCTCGCCAAGATCGAGACCCGGATGCGCAAGATCGTCAAGGAGAACCAGCGGTTCTCCCGGCGGGTGACCAACGACGACGACGCGCGCGAGGAGCTGAAGGACGAGCCCTACAAGCTCGAGCTGATCGGCATCAAGGGGTCCAGCGCGGCCGACGACGCGGAGGGTGCCAGCGTCGAGGTGGGCGGCGGCGAGCTCACCATCTACGACAACCTCGACCGCAACGGCGAGGTCGCGTGGAAGGACCTGTGCCGCGGTCCGCACCTGCCCACCACCAAGCGGATCCCGGCGTTCAAGCTGATGCGGTCCGCTGCGGCGTACTGGCGCGGCGACCAGGCCAACCAGCAGCTCCAGCGCGTCTACGGCACCGCGTGGCCGTCCAAGGAGGCGCTCGACGACTACCTCCACCGGCTCGAGGAGGCCGAGAAGCGCGACCACCGCAAGCTCGGCCGCGACCTCGACCTGTTCAGCTTCCCCGACGAGATCGGCTCCGGCCTGGCGGTGTTCCACCCCAAGGGCGGCGTGATCAAGCGGGTGATGGAGGACTACGTCCGGCAGCGCCACATCGAGGAGGGGTTCCAGTACGTCGGCACCCCCCACATCACCAAGGAGGGGCTGTTCCACACCTCCGGGCACCTGCCGTACTACGCCGACACGATGTTCCCGCCCATGGAGTTCGAGGGCGAGAACTACTACCTCAAGGCGATGAACTGCCCGATGCACAACCTGATCTACAGGTCGCGCGGGCGGTCCTACCGCGAGCTGCCGCTGCGGCTGTTCGAGTTCGGCTCGGTCTACCGCTACGAGAAGTCCGGCGTGGTGCACGGGCTCACCCGCGTCCGCGGCCTCACCCAGGACGACAGCCACTCCTACGTCACCCCGGAGCAGGCGCCCGACGAGATCAAGCACCTGCTCGACTTCGTGCTCGGCCTGCTGAAGGACTTCGGTCTCGACGACTTCTACCTCGAGCTCTCGACTCGCGACGACAAGAAGAAGGACAAGTTCGTCGGCACCGACGAGGACTGGGCCGTCGCCACCAAGGTGCTCGAGGACGTCGCTGCCGAGACCGGGCTCGAACTCGTGCCCGACCCGGGTGGCGCCGCCTTCTACGGTCCGAAGATCTCGGTCCAGGCGCGCGACGCCATCGGCCGCACCTGGCAGATGTCGACCATCCAGTACGACTTCAACCAGCCCAAGGGCTTCGGGCTGGAGTTCCAGGCCGCCGACGGCACCCGCCAGCAGCCCGTGATGATCCACTCCGCCAAGTTCGGCTCGCTCGAGCGGTTCTTCGGCGTGCTCGTCGAGCACTACGCCGGTGCCTTCCCTCCGTGGCTGGCGCCGGTGCAGGTGCAGGGGATCCCGGTGGCCGACGCCTTCGCCGACTACCTGTACGACGTCGCGCGGCAGATGCAGGCGCGCGGGATCCGGGTCGAGGTCGACGACTCCGACGACCGCATGCAGAAGAAGATCCGCAACGCCCAACTCCAGAAGGTGCCCTTCATGCTCATCGCCGGCGCCGACGACGTCGAGAAGGGCGCGGTCAGCTTCCGCTACCGCGACGGCCGCCAGGACAACGGCGTGCCGATCGCGGAGGCGATCCAGCGCGTGGTCGACGCGGTCGAGAACCGCACCCAGGTCTGA
- a CDS encoding aminotransferase class IV translates to MRAWIDGELLADPTSPAIPVTDHGLTVGDAVFEAVKVVDGEPFALQRHLDRLERSAAGLGLTGVDTGAVRAGIDAVLDGEAMPLGRLRITVTAGPAPLGSGRGSDGPTTIVVAAPMNAMPTTTSIITVPWPRNERSPLAGLKTTSYAENVLALARAGEAGASEAVFPNLAGNLCEGTGSNVFYVVDGELRTPTLASGCLAGVTRDLLIEWYGAREVDEPIEVAQGADEVFLVSTTRDVQAVGRWDDRELPAPGPVTQEAMAAWREHEPELLGR, encoded by the coding sequence ATGCGCGCCTGGATCGACGGAGAGCTGCTCGCCGACCCCACCTCGCCGGCCATCCCGGTGACCGATCACGGCCTGACCGTGGGGGATGCGGTCTTCGAGGCGGTCAAGGTCGTCGACGGCGAGCCGTTCGCGCTGCAGCGCCACCTCGACCGGCTGGAGCGGTCGGCCGCCGGCCTCGGCCTCACGGGCGTCGACACCGGGGCGGTCCGTGCCGGCATCGACGCAGTGCTCGACGGCGAGGCGATGCCGCTGGGCCGGCTTCGGATCACGGTGACCGCCGGGCCGGCGCCGCTGGGATCGGGCCGGGGGAGTGACGGACCGACGACGATCGTGGTCGCGGCGCCCATGAACGCGATGCCGACCACCACGTCGATCATCACGGTTCCCTGGCCGCGCAACGAGCGCAGCCCGCTCGCCGGCCTGAAGACCACGTCGTACGCCGAGAACGTGCTGGCGCTCGCCCGTGCCGGTGAGGCCGGGGCGAGCGAGGCGGTCTTCCCGAACCTCGCCGGCAACCTCTGCGAGGGCACCGGCTCCAACGTCTTCTACGTCGTGGACGGCGAGCTCCGCACACCGACGCTGGCCAGCGGGTGCCTCGCCGGCGTGACCCGCGACCTCCTGATCGAGTGGTACGGCGCCCGCGAGGTCGACGAGCCGATCGAGGTCGCCCAGGGGGCCGACGAGGTCTTCCTCGTCTCCACCACCCGCGACGTGCAGGCCGTGGGTCGGTGGGACGACCGCGAGCTGCCTGCGCCGGGGCCGGTCACCCAGGAGGCGATGGCCGCCTGGCGCGAGCACGAACCGGAGCTGCTCGGTCGATGA
- a CDS encoding metal-sensitive transcriptional regulator, protein MAKTTGDAHAGHQHSYIANNTKGDYLKRLRRIEGQARGLQRMVEEEQYCIDILTQISAMTKALEVVALGLLDEHMAHCVVDAVAAGGEEGQIKLKEASDAIARLVRS, encoded by the coding sequence ATGGCAAAGACCACGGGTGACGCGCACGCCGGCCACCAGCACAGCTACATCGCCAACAACACGAAGGGCGACTACCTCAAGCGGCTTCGCCGCATCGAGGGCCAGGCCCGCGGGCTGCAGCGCATGGTCGAGGAGGAGCAGTACTGCATCGACATCCTCACCCAGATCTCGGCGATGACGAAGGCGCTCGAGGTGGTGGCCCTCGGCCTGCTCGACGAGCACATGGCGCACTGCGTGGTCGATGCGGTCGCCGCGGGCGGCGAGGAGGGGCAGATCAAGCTGAAGGAGGCGTCCGACGCGATCGCCCGGCTCGTCCGCTCCTAG
- a CDS encoding MFS transporter: MSGTTSPANRRWLGLGVIAAAQFMVIMDTSIIGVALPRMQAELGFTQENLSWVFNAYVVALGGLLLLGGKLSDVLGARRVFSAGWAVLLVGSLVAGLAGNVGTELVGRAVQGAGSALIAPSALTLLFMLFGASPKELPKALALYGAAAPAGGTAGVFLGGVITEYLTWPWVFYINVPIAVVILALVPGVMPAGGAGSSRRVDLLGALTVTTGLGAAVYAVVQAPEVGWDAAQTWWVLGGGVALIAGFVALQAKGREPLVRLGIFRSPNLAAANIAQLLLGAAWIPMWFFLNLYLQQVLGYSAFPSGAALLPMTLLIMIGMILLAPRLLAAIGPKAATVAGMTLLTGGMAWLALIDPDGSYAADVLPASLVAALGMSLAFIPTLGTAISAARPEEGGLASGIVNTSYQIGSALGLAVMTAVAAANGADRLGDKAALTEGYSAAFVGAAIVAGAGALATIALFRRPTTVAADEDAGQLVA; the protein is encoded by the coding sequence ATGTCAGGCACAACCTCGCCGGCGAACCGTCGCTGGCTCGGGCTCGGCGTGATCGCCGCAGCCCAGTTCATGGTCATCATGGACACCTCGATCATCGGCGTCGCGCTCCCGCGCATGCAGGCCGAGCTCGGGTTCACCCAGGAGAACCTCTCCTGGGTCTTCAACGCGTACGTCGTCGCGCTCGGTGGCTTGCTGCTTCTGGGCGGCAAGCTCTCCGACGTCCTCGGGGCGCGCCGTGTCTTCTCGGCCGGCTGGGCGGTGCTCCTGGTCGGCTCGCTCGTCGCCGGGCTGGCGGGCAACGTCGGGACCGAGCTCGTGGGCCGCGCGGTCCAGGGCGCCGGATCCGCGCTCATCGCACCGTCGGCCCTGACCCTGTTGTTCATGCTGTTCGGCGCCAGCCCGAAGGAGCTGCCGAAGGCGCTCGCCCTGTACGGCGCCGCGGCCCCCGCTGGTGGCACGGCCGGTGTGTTCCTGGGCGGCGTCATCACGGAGTACCTGACGTGGCCCTGGGTGTTCTACATCAACGTCCCGATCGCCGTGGTGATCCTCGCGCTCGTGCCGGGTGTCATGCCGGCCGGCGGCGCCGGGTCGTCCCGCCGCGTCGACCTGCTCGGCGCGCTCACGGTCACCACCGGCCTCGGCGCCGCGGTCTACGCGGTCGTGCAGGCGCCGGAGGTCGGCTGGGACGCGGCGCAGACGTGGTGGGTCCTCGGTGGCGGCGTGGCGTTGATCGCCGGCTTCGTCGCACTCCAGGCGAAGGGCCGGGAGCCGCTGGTGCGGCTCGGCATCTTCCGCTCCCCCAACCTGGCCGCAGCCAACATCGCGCAGCTGCTGCTCGGTGCGGCATGGATCCCGATGTGGTTCTTCCTGAACCTCTACCTCCAGCAGGTGCTCGGCTACAGCGCCTTCCCGAGCGGCGCGGCACTGCTGCCGATGACGCTGCTGATCATGATCGGGATGATCCTGCTCGCGCCGCGGCTCCTCGCCGCCATCGGACCGAAGGCCGCCACTGTGGCCGGCATGACCCTGTTGACCGGCGGCATGGCCTGGCTCGCGCTCATCGACCCCGACGGCAGCTACGCCGCGGACGTCCTGCCGGCGTCCCTGGTCGCCGCACTCGGCATGTCGCTGGCGTTCATCCCGACGCTCGGCACGGCGATCTCGGCGGCCCGGCCTGAGGAGGGCGGTCTGGCCTCGGGGATCGTCAACACGAGCTACCAGATCGGCTCCGCCCTGGGGCTCGCGGTCATGACGGCCGTCGCGGCTGCCAACGGTGCCGACCGGCTCGGCGACAAGGCAGCCCTGACCGAGGGCTACTCCGCGGCGTTCGTCGGCGCGGCCATCGTCGCCGGCGCTGGGGCGCTCGCCACGATCGCGCTGTTCCGGCGGCCGACCACCGTCGCCGCGGACGAGGACGCCGGACAGCTCGTCGCGTGA